The segment AACCATGGGAGAACACCACCAGAAGAAGACCCCAACCCAACACCCCAACGTGAGGAACCATGGGAGAACCCCACCAGAAGACCCCATCATGAGGAACCATGGGAGAACACCACCAGAAGAAGACCCCCACGCATCACTCCATGGTGAGGAACCATGGGAGAACCCAATCAGAAGAAGACCCCAACCCAACACCCCAACATGAGGAACCATGGGAGAACCCAACCAGAAGATTCCATCTTGAGGAACCATGGGAGAAGACAACCAGAAGAAGACCCCCACGCATCACTCCATGGAGAGGAACCATGGGAGAACCCAACCAGAAGACTCCATCATGAGGAACCATGGGAGAACCCAACCAGAAGAAGACCCCAACATGAGGAACCATGGAAGAACCCAACCAGAAGACTCCATCATGAGGAACCATGGGAGAACACCACCAGAAGAAGACCCCACCACCTCACCCCATCACGAAGACCCCCCCCCACGCAACGCCAAGAGGAGCAGAAGAACCCCGGGAGGACACGACGGGGACGAAGAACCTGAAGGGCCACCGGCGCGGGCGGTACCTGCGTGTCGGTGCCCTGGAACCTCTTCATCACCTCGGCGATGAAGGTCTTCATCGTCTGGAACTCCCCTTCGTCGATGCTCCCCGAGCCGTCGATGAGGAGCGCCACGTCTGAAGAACGTTTGGGGCACCCTGGAAGGGCCACGGAGATGTCCCCACGGCCAACGGGGACGTCCCCACCGTGTCCCACCCCTTGGTGTCCCCCCCGTACCTGGTTGGGAGGCCGGGATGCgttggagctgctggaggttgACGTCGAGGAGGACGCAGAAGCCGTTGAGGTGGACGTTCTCCCCGCAGGCCTGGGGCACCGTGGGGCCGCACACCTGGGGGTTGTGGGGTGGGGAGACCCCAAAATCagggggggggaccccaaaagtCGGTGGGGAGACCCCGAAAGTCGGtggggggaccccaaaatcGGTGGGGAGACACCAAAAAAATGATGGGGAGACCCCAAAAATCAGAGGGGAGACCCCAAAAATCAGAGGGGAGACCCCAAAAGTCGGTGGGGAGACCCCGAAAGTCGGtggggggaccccaaaatcGGTGGGGAGACACCAAAAAAATGATGGGGAGACCCCAAAAATCAGAGGGGAGACACCAAAAAATCAGTGGGAGACCCCGAAAATCAGAGGGGAGACACCAAAAATCGGTGGGGAGACCCCAGAATCAGTGGGGAGACCCCGAAAATCAGAGGGGAGACCCCCAAAATCGGTGGGGAGACCCCAAAATCAGTGG is part of the Oxyura jamaicensis isolate SHBP4307 breed ruddy duck chromosome 33 unlocalized genomic scaffold, BPBGC_Ojam_1.0 oxy33_random_OJ70838, whole genome shotgun sequence genome and harbors:
- the LOC118158614 gene encoding integrin alpha-D-like — protein: ILVGAPLHRSGTIFRCRPRSASCQELDIHGSSEAVNSSMGLTVAAGDNEALVCGPTVPQACGENVHLNGFCVLLDVNLQQLQRIPASQPGCPKRSSDVALLIDGSGSIDEGEFQTMKTFIAEVMKRFQGTDTQVPPAPVALQVLRPRRVLPGFFCSSWRCVGGGLRDG